One segment of Mesoplodon densirostris isolate mMesDen1 chromosome 6, mMesDen1 primary haplotype, whole genome shotgun sequence DNA contains the following:
- the LOC132492263 gene encoding small ribosomal subunit protein eS12-like — protein MDVNTALQEVRKTALIHDGLARAIREAAKALDKRQAHLCVLASNCDEPVYVKLVEALCAEHQINLIKTDDHKKLGEWVGLCKSDREGKPHQVVGCSRVVVKDYGKEAQAEDVTEGHFQCKK, from the coding sequence ATGGACGTTAATACTGCGCTGCAAGAGGTGCGGAAGACCGCCCTCATCCACGATGGCCTAGCACGTGCGATTCGTGAAGCTGCCAAAGCCTTAGACAAGCGCCAAGCCCATCTCTGTGTGCTTGCATCCAACTGCGATGAGCCTGTATATGTCAAGTTGGTGGAGGCCCTTTGTGCTGAGCACCAAATCAACCTGATTAAGACTGATGACCACAAGAAACTAGGGGAATGGGTAGGCCTCTGTAAAAGTGACAGAGAGGGCAAACCCCATCAAGTGGTTGGTTGCAGTCGCGTGGTGGTTAAGGACTATGGCAAAGAGGCTCAGGCCGAGGATGTCACTGAGGGGCACTTCCAATGCAAGAAATGA